Proteins encoded within one genomic window of Anastrepha ludens isolate Willacy chromosome 4, idAnaLude1.1, whole genome shotgun sequence:
- the LOC128861807 gene encoding probable serine/threonine-protein kinase tsuA, translated as MEEELQNLREVVLQQEAALNLLRQQQQQQQQSTQWMSNKDVIQQFRQLRQLDDQHDVLAFIKSVEFLMALCQGNELLIQFGRNIVANEKVSGAAANFVRQLGMEPSWEQMKAKLMQQMRPKTTYEDVFDRCRFIKLKPAIYENDKVDRDLLNMLINKIDTPFRIHVDQGISMHTLETKYSNIKALDDPRAISQRYRKISNNTFNKQNNTNNNTVTTNNKPSQNNQSHNNNNNNNARQSLNGRSNPNHNAGPPQSDQAIQQSYNRPQPGQNQNSKPNHNNNYNNRNNGSRQTRMSHMSVDTQRNDSMAMEIGTLEENRAEEEEEINFLIPCLEQPYP; from the exons ATGGAAGAGGAGCTTCAAAACTTGAGGGAGGTCGTACTCCAACAGGAAGCAGCCCTAAACCTACtcaggcaacaacaacaacaacagcaacaatcaaCCCAATGGATGTCCAACAAAGACGTAATTCAGCAGTTCCGTCAACTAAGACAGTTGGACGACCAACATGACGTGTTGGCTTTCATAAAATCTGTCGAATTTCTTATGGCGCTATGCCAGGGAAACGAGCTATTGATTCAATTCGGCAGAAACATTGTTGCCAATGAAAAAGTCTCAGGAGCAGCAGCGAACTTTGTCAGACAATTGGGGATGGAGCCGAGCTGGGAACAGATGAAAGCCAAGCTGATGCAACAAATGCGGCCCAAGACGACTTACGAAGATGTGTTCGACAGATGCAGATTCATTAAA CTTAAACCAGCAATATACGAGAACGACAAAGTAGATCgagatttattaaatatgttaataaataaaatagacacTCCATTCAGAATTCATGTCGATCAGGGTATATCTATGCATACCTTAGAAACAAAGTATTCAAACATCAAAGCACTGGATGACCCCAGAGCTATATCACAAAGGTACAGGAAAATATCTAACAACacattcaataaacaaaataacactAACAATAACACTGTCACCACTAACAACAAGCCAAGCCAAAATAACCAGtcccataataataataacaataacaatgccAGACAAAGTCTGAATGGACGGTCGAATCCCAATCATAACGCCGGCCCACCTCAGAGCGATCAGGCAATTCAACAATCGTATAACAGGCCACAACCCGgtcaaaatcaaaattctaaACCCAACCATAATAACAATTATAACAATAGGAACAACGGTTCAAGACAGACAAGAATGTCTCATATGAGCGTTGACACCCAAAGGAACGATTCCATGGCTATGGAGATCGGAACTTTGGAAGAAAATCgggcagaagaagaggaagagataAATTTTTTGATACCTTGCCTAGAGCAACCTTACCCATAA